A stretch of Thermodesulfobacteriota bacterium DNA encodes these proteins:
- a CDS encoding nucleoside triphosphate pyrophosphatase, whose translation MAAHRFDSRKGPFRSLLPLVLASASPRRQAFLDELGLEFRVWPAMVEEAPAPAEDPVAYVLRLAAAKAEAVSRSCPETWVLGADTAVVVDGDILGKPADAREAEGMVKSLAGKRHTVVTGYALCHAQGEAVIQGSAETEVDFTDVPDEVCQAYALTGEPLDKAGGYAIQGCGGFLVESIRGSASNVVGLPLAELVRDLLRLGIIEPRLPDPILLGD comes from the coding sequence ATGGCAGCACACCGATTCGATAGCCGCAAAGGCCCCTTCCGTTCCCTCCTCCCCCTGGTGCTCGCCTCGGCCTCGCCCCGGCGCCAGGCCTTTCTCGACGAGCTGGGCCTGGAGTTTCGCGTCTGGCCGGCCATGGTGGAAGAGGCGCCGGCACCGGCCGAGGATCCGGTCGCCTATGTGCTGCGGCTGGCGGCGGCCAAGGCCGAGGCCGTGAGCCGGAGCTGCCCGGAAACCTGGGTGCTGGGGGCAGACACCGCCGTGGTGGTGGACGGTGACATCCTGGGCAAGCCGGCCGACGCCCGGGAGGCGGAGGGCATGGTGAAGAGCCTGGCGGGCAAGCGGCACACGGTGGTCACCGGCTATGCCCTGTGCCATGCCCAGGGAGAGGCTGTGATCCAGGGTAGCGCCGAGACCGAGGTGGACTTCACCGACGTGCCGGACGAGGTCTGCCAGGCCTACGCCCTGACCGGCGAGCCCCTGGACAAGGCGGGCGGCTACGCCATCCAGGGCTGCGGCGGCTTTCTCGTGGAGAGCATCCGGGGCTCGGCCAGCAACGTGGTCGGCCTGCCCCTGGCCGAGCTGGTCCGGGATCTCCTGCGCCTGGGGATCATCGAGCCCCGGCTGCCGGATCCGATCCTGCTCGGGGACTGA
- a CDS encoding HDOD domain-containing protein yields MGPPGQASHVPNDTANIFIARQPIFRRDKALFGYELLFRSGLENFFAGADGEAATSKVITNSFLLIGIKNLTEGKKAFINFTQGMLVKEYPTLFPRRETVVEILENVPAVPPVLAACRSLASQGYVLAMDDFVYTPAKLPFLEHVQIIKFDLQQQSLEEMAEVVERFRRQKPSLRFLAEKIETESEFQASLAMGCHFFQGYFFSRPNIVVGRDIPGSKLTYLQIIRRLQDESYHFDQLAQIIGRDVSLSYKLLKYVNSAAFYRPQEISSLKAAIGLLGEVHLRKWLSLMMLSYMAADKPSELLRLSVLRARLCELVAERGLGAEARTGEFFLVGMFSLLDAILDQPMERLLAELSLPEELTAALLGKDNRLQHCLALVQAYEQGDWTGFLARATSCGVDAEAFPSLYMAAIDWVRSCGLAD; encoded by the coding sequence ATGGGACCCCCAGGCCAGGCCAGTCACGTGCCCAACGACACCGCCAACATCTTCATCGCCCGCCAGCCCATCTTCCGCCGCGACAAGGCGCTGTTCGGCTACGAGCTGCTGTTCCGGTCCGGGCTGGAGAACTTCTTCGCCGGTGCCGACGGCGAGGCGGCCACCTCCAAGGTCATCACCAACAGCTTCCTGCTCATCGGCATCAAGAACCTGACCGAGGGCAAGAAGGCCTTCATCAACTTCACCCAGGGCATGCTGGTCAAGGAGTATCCGACCCTGTTTCCCCGCCGGGAGACGGTGGTGGAGATCCTGGAGAACGTGCCGGCAGTGCCGCCGGTCCTGGCCGCCTGCCGCTCCCTGGCCAGCCAGGGGTATGTGCTGGCCATGGACGATTTCGTCTACACGCCGGCCAAGCTGCCGTTCCTGGAGCATGTCCAGATCATCAAGTTCGACCTCCAGCAGCAGTCCCTGGAGGAGATGGCCGAGGTGGTGGAGCGGTTCCGGCGCCAGAAGCCGTCCCTGCGCTTCCTGGCCGAGAAGATCGAGACCGAGTCCGAGTTCCAGGCCTCCCTGGCCATGGGCTGCCACTTCTTCCAGGGCTACTTCTTCAGCCGTCCCAACATCGTCGTGGGGCGGGATATTCCGGGGTCGAAGCTCACCTACCTGCAGATCATCCGCCGCCTGCAGGACGAGAGCTACCACTTCGATCAACTGGCCCAGATCATCGGCCGGGACGTCTCGCTTTCCTACAAGCTCCTCAAGTACGTCAACTCCGCGGCCTTCTACCGCCCCCAGGAGATCAGCTCCCTCAAGGCCGCCATCGGCCTGCTCGGCGAGGTGCATCTGCGCAAGTGGCTGTCTTTGATGATGCTGTCCTACATGGCTGCCGACAAGCCCTCGGAGCTCTTGCGGCTGTCGGTGCTGCGGGCGCGGCTGTGCGAGCTGGTGGCCGAACGGGGTCTGGGGGCCGAGGCCCGCACCGGTGAGTTCTTCCTGGTGGGGATGTTCTCGCTGCTGGATGCCATTCTCGACCAGCCCATGGAGCGGCTGCTGGCCGAGCTGTCCCTGCCCGAGGAGCTGACGGCGGCGCTCCTGGGCAAGGACAACCGCCTCCAGCACTGCCTCGCCCTGGTGCAGGCCTATGAGCAGGGGGATTGGACGGGGTTCCTGGCCCGGGCCACCAGCTGCGGGGTCGACGCGGAGGCCTTCCCCAGCCTGTACATGGCGGCCATCGACTGGGTCAGGTCCTGTGGCCTGGCGGATTGA